The following are from one region of the Methanobacterium sp. genome:
- a CDS encoding 4-demethylwyosine synthase TYW1, which yields MSLSNQAIESLQKKGYRFVGSNQHSAAKVCHWTKKSLLDEGVCYKEKFYGIKSHRCLQMSPSIPYCHHKCLFCWRDISITSTTWDEEFDDPGEIIEGCIEAQRKLLVGYFGNPHANQKKLNEAQTPNNAAISLAGEPLLYPAIDELLEEYKKRHFTTFLVSNGLSPEKLKNMSMEPTQLYLSLDAPNKEVYHDICNPQVKNGWENLNQSLELLSSFKCRTVLRITCVDGYNMKNPEGYAKIIQESNPDFVEIKAYMFVGSSRERLKLNNMPKNDDVHHFAQSISVLSGKKIVDQSPESRVFLLA from the coding sequence ATGTCATTATCTAATCAAGCCATTGAATCATTACAAAAAAAAGGATACCGATTTGTAGGTTCAAACCAACATAGTGCTGCCAAAGTGTGTCACTGGACCAAAAAAAGTCTCCTGGATGAAGGTGTTTGTTACAAGGAAAAGTTTTATGGGATAAAAAGCCATCGGTGTCTACAAATGTCGCCAAGCATACCCTATTGCCATCATAAATGCTTGTTCTGTTGGAGGGACATTTCAATAACCAGCACAACTTGGGATGAAGAGTTTGATGATCCTGGTGAAATAATCGAAGGCTGTATTGAAGCTCAACGAAAACTTTTAGTGGGCTATTTTGGCAATCCTCATGCAAATCAAAAGAAATTAAATGAAGCTCAAACCCCTAACAACGCAGCAATATCATTAGCAGGTGAACCTCTTCTATATCCAGCTATAGATGAATTATTGGAAGAGTATAAAAAAAGACACTTCACCACTTTTCTGGTAAGTAATGGTTTGAGCCCTGAAAAACTAAAAAACATGAGCATGGAACCTACACAGTTATATTTATCCCTTGATGCTCCCAACAAAGAAGTATATCATGATATTTGTAATCCACAAGTTAAAAATGGGTGGGAAAACTTAAATCAGTCCTTAGAACTTTTATCCAGTTTCAAATGCCGCACTGTGTTAAGAATAACTTGTGTTGATGGTTATAATATGAAAAATCCAGAAGGATATGCAAAAATAATTCAGGAAAGTAATCCTGATTTTGTGGAAATAAAAGCATACATGTTTGTTGGAAGTTCTCGTGAACGGCTGAAACTGAACAATATGCCTAAAAATGATGATGTTCATCATTTTGCCCAGTCAATTTCTGTTTTGTCTGGGAAAAAGATTGTAGATCAGTCACCTGAAAGCAGAGTGTTTCTTCTTGCTTAA
- a CDS encoding DUF1002 domain-containing protein, whose translation MKKLLLAIIVTIIVLSPVYSASTNSWGSGFAITYGETTYNNPSYKNSVVNYFESHTNRNLDEANTEVITAMEVNKVSKDITGRTYPSNQIFSCAMVDLSYTQGIKVVVDESKITVVTSKMYATALKSTGIESGYVVVTSPVSATGESALTGVMKSYEIAVGTPIPENAKKAATDELYTQSQIAEQTGQDPNKIADLFDQVKQEAQKQNLDDPAQIKEIVINIAATLNINLTNEQAQQIANAVANSQKAQDSLTDFKNRLESVTQQASESQGIINQIMNYLQGFIDYIMSFI comes from the coding sequence ATGAAAAAATTGTTGTTGGCTATAATAGTAACAATAATTGTTTTAAGTCCGGTATACAGTGCGAGTACTAATTCGTGGGGATCTGGTTTTGCAATAACGTATGGAGAAACAACTTATAATAATCCTTCATACAAAAATAGTGTGGTAAACTATTTTGAGTCCCATACTAACCGTAATTTAGATGAAGCTAATACAGAAGTTATCACTGCTATGGAAGTAAACAAAGTCTCTAAAGATATAACAGGTCGAACATACCCTTCAAATCAGATTTTTTCTTGCGCAATGGTGGATTTAAGCTACACTCAAGGTATCAAAGTGGTTGTGGATGAAAGCAAAATTACAGTAGTGACCTCAAAAATGTATGCAACTGCATTGAAATCTACTGGAATTGAAAGTGGCTATGTGGTGGTTACTTCACCAGTTAGTGCTACTGGTGAATCAGCTCTAACAGGTGTAATGAAATCTTATGAAATAGCAGTTGGTACTCCTATACCTGAAAATGCCAAAAAAGCAGCCACCGATGAATTATATACCCAAAGTCAGATAGCAGAGCAAACTGGTCAAGACCCCAACAAAATTGCCGATTTATTTGACCAAGTCAAACAAGAAGCGCAAAAACAAAATTTAGATGACCCTGCACAGATTAAGGAAATTGTGATCAACATTGCCGCCACCTTGAACATCAATTTAACTAACGAACAAGCTCAACAAATAGCTAATGCTGTTGCAAACTCCCAGAAAGCCCAAGACAGTCTTACTGATTTCAAAAATCGGTTGGAAAGCGTAACACAACAAGCATCAGAGTCTCAAGGAATAATTAATCAAATAATGAATTACTTGCAAGGTTTCATAGACTATATTATGAGTTTTATCTAA
- the sucC gene encoding ADP-forming succinate--CoA ligase subunit beta, protein MKIHEYQAKEIFQANGIITPQSVVVTTPDEAQRVAEDLDKPVAIKSQVLVGGRGKAGGIKFAKNPKMAYEITEELLGMQIHGETVEKVLVEEMLDIQDELYISVAVDRSLKKPLIMASMSGGVDIEKVALKTPEKIVKYYLNPLEQFLPFQAREIARKMGVQTSLISQVGAMIWKLHQVFSNYDANIAEINPLVLTDNGLIAADAKLDIDDDSLYRHPDLTQLRTEPLDEFAYVKLEGDIAVIGNGAGLTLAGMDMLKLYGGKPATFLDIGGGASKENIARALNLVISNSNVKVVFLNVLGGITRADDVANGVITVLKNSERDVPLVIRLTGTNEEEGQRILQKAGVSFETSMENAAKKAVEICDSLK, encoded by the coding sequence TTGAAAATTCATGAATATCAAGCTAAAGAGATTTTTCAAGCAAATGGAATAATCACGCCCCAAAGCGTGGTGGTAACCACTCCTGATGAGGCTCAAAGAGTCGCTGAAGATTTGGATAAACCCGTAGCCATAAAATCACAAGTTTTAGTGGGGGGAAGAGGTAAAGCAGGGGGTATTAAATTCGCAAAAAACCCTAAAATGGCCTATGAAATCACAGAAGAACTTTTAGGAATGCAAATTCATGGTGAAACTGTAGAAAAAGTCTTAGTTGAAGAAATGCTCGATATTCAAGATGAACTTTATATTAGTGTTGCTGTTGATAGATCCCTTAAAAAACCTTTAATAATGGCCAGCATGTCTGGTGGAGTTGATATTGAAAAAGTAGCACTGAAAACACCAGAAAAAATCGTTAAATATTATTTGAATCCGTTGGAACAATTTTTACCATTTCAAGCTCGGGAAATAGCTCGAAAAATGGGGGTTCAAACCAGTTTAATCTCGCAAGTGGGGGCGATGATCTGGAAACTTCACCAAGTCTTCTCAAATTATGATGCTAATATTGCCGAGATCAATCCACTGGTTCTTACTGATAATGGTTTGATTGCCGCTGATGCCAAGCTAGATATTGATGACGATTCATTATACCGTCATCCTGATCTAACACAACTAAGGACCGAACCTTTGGATGAATTTGCTTATGTTAAATTAGAGGGTGATATTGCTGTAATTGGCAATGGTGCTGGTCTTACCCTCGCTGGTATGGATATGTTAAAGCTTTACGGTGGAAAACCTGCTACATTCCTTGACATTGGTGGGGGAGCATCAAAAGAAAACATTGCTAGAGCATTAAATTTAGTTATATCCAATTCAAATGTTAAAGTTGTTTTTTTAAACGTTTTAGGTGGCATTACCAGGGCAGATGATGTTGCCAATGGTGTTATCACTGTTTTAAAAAATTCAGAAAGGGATGTTCCCTTGGTTATCAGACTAACTGGAACAAATGAGGAAGAAGGGCAGAGAATTTTGCAAAAAGCAGGAGTTAGCTTTGAAACTTCCATGGAAAATGCTGCTAAAAAAGCTGTTGAGATATGTGATAGTTTGAAATAA
- a CDS encoding 2-oxoacid:ferredoxin oxidoreductase subunit gamma: protein MRKEVRIAGFGGQGIILAGIVIGKAAALYDGLHAVQTQSYGPEARGGASRTELVISDEEIDYPKVHHPDIFVAMSHEALKTYIDGLKPGGILIIDPDMVEESEIAPFVEEHDVKVYHAPATRTADEKVGLRIVANIVMIGAITGFTKVISESAAREAIIASVPPGTEEKNLKAFEAGMELSSEEA from the coding sequence CTGCGTAAAGAGGTTAGAATAGCTGGTTTTGGGGGTCAAGGTATAATACTGGCGGGAATAGTAATAGGTAAGGCGGCTGCTTTGTATGACGGTTTGCATGCGGTTCAAACCCAATCTTATGGACCCGAAGCACGTGGTGGTGCATCAAGAACAGAATTAGTTATCAGTGATGAGGAAATTGATTATCCTAAAGTTCATCATCCTGATATTTTTGTTGCCATGTCTCATGAAGCATTAAAAACTTATATTGATGGTTTAAAACCCGGAGGTATTCTCATAATTGATCCGGACATGGTTGAAGAGAGTGAAATAGCTCCATTCGTGGAAGAACATGATGTTAAAGTTTATCATGCTCCTGCAACTCGAACTGCTGATGAAAAGGTGGGGCTGAGAATTGTTGCTAATATCGTAATGATTGGTGCTATAACTGGATTTACCAAGGTAATATCAGAAAGCGCAGCGCGTGAAGCCATAATTGCTAGTGTTCCACCAGGAACTGAGGAAAAAAATCTAAAAGCTTTTGAAGCAGGAATGGAACTTAGCAGTGAGGAGGCGTAA
- a CDS encoding 2-oxoacid:ferredoxin oxidoreductase subunit beta, with translation MDENRENRFIKYLRKDRLPHIFCAGCGNGIIMNTFFNGMEMAEMDFEKVIMVSGIGCSSRIPGYVKCDSLHTTHGRPISFATGIKLANPQNEVIVFTGDGDAAAIGGNHLIHGARRNINLTVICINNSIYGMTGGQISPTSPKGSFGSTAPYGALETPFDLSELVKSAGATYVARWTTAQPVQLSNAIKKALKNKGFSFIEVISQCPTYFGRKNKMRSPIDMMKWMKEESVVKKRADKLSEEELEGKIIVGEFQNKNELEFSEKVCQLLESKCTTGKPMVTKSAYQGE, from the coding sequence ATGGACGAAAACAGGGAAAACCGTTTTATTAAATACTTACGAAAGGATAGACTTCCTCATATATTCTGCGCAGGATGTGGAAATGGAATTATTATGAACACATTCTTTAATGGCATGGAAATGGCAGAAATGGACTTCGAAAAAGTGATCATGGTTTCGGGGATAGGATGTTCCTCTCGAATACCAGGATATGTCAAGTGTGACTCTCTTCACACCACTCACGGTCGTCCAATATCATTTGCCACCGGCATCAAATTGGCAAATCCTCAAAATGAAGTTATAGTGTTTACTGGGGATGGAGATGCAGCAGCCATAGGAGGCAATCATTTAATTCACGGTGCTCGCAGAAATATCAACCTAACTGTAATCTGTATTAACAACAGCATCTATGGCATGACTGGAGGTCAAATCAGCCCTACAAGCCCCAAGGGTAGTTTTGGATCTACCGCACCATATGGTGCATTGGAAACACCATTTGATCTTTCAGAATTAGTGAAATCTGCGGGAGCAACTTATGTTGCTCGTTGGACAACAGCCCAACCAGTTCAACTGTCTAATGCCATTAAAAAAGCCCTTAAAAATAAGGGGTTTTCATTTATTGAAGTGATTTCGCAGTGCCCAACATATTTTGGCCGTAAGAATAAGATGCGTTCACCTATTGATATGATGAAATGGATGAAAGAAGAGAGTGTTGTTAAAAAAAGGGCAGATAAGCTTTCTGAGGAAGAATTGGAAGGAAAGATCATAGTTGGAGAATTTCAAAATAAAAATGAACTTGAATTTTCAGAAAAGGTCTGCCAGTTATTGGAATCTAAATGCACAACTGGCAAGCCTATGGTAACCAAATCAGCATATCAGGGGGAATAA
- a CDS encoding 2-oxoacid:acceptor oxidoreductase subunit alpha, whose product MKTENYFIQGNEACARGAIKAGCRFFAGYPITPSTEIAEDMALFLPREGGTFVQMEDEIAALGAVIGAVWAGMKGMTATSGPGFSLMQEHIGYAVMTETPLVIVNMQRGSPSTGQPTMASQSDMMQARWGSHGDYEIIALSPSSVQECFDFTVEAFNLAEKYRVPVMVMSDEIVGHMSEKISIPEKVNITARKMPTQEPGNFLPYQADSDGTSPMPAFGDGYKIHITGLTHDERGYPEASNPQTHSKLVKRLCNKILNHKNDISRIKTESVEDAELIVISYGAPSRSALKAVRTARNQGVNVGFIKIDVIWPFPDEMIREAVGKARKVIVVEMNLGQIYYEVQRILPGVKVDLAAKIGGEMHLPQEILDKIESTKD is encoded by the coding sequence ATGAAGACTGAAAATTATTTTATACAAGGCAACGAGGCCTGTGCCAGAGGAGCTATCAAAGCTGGATGCCGTTTTTTTGCTGGTTACCCCATAACTCCATCTACAGAAATCGCTGAAGACATGGCATTGTTTCTACCTAGAGAAGGAGGAACATTTGTCCAGATGGAAGATGAGATTGCTGCATTGGGAGCAGTTATAGGGGCCGTGTGGGCTGGTATGAAGGGAATGACTGCCACATCTGGACCTGGATTCTCCCTTATGCAAGAACATATTGGTTATGCAGTTATGACTGAAACACCCCTAGTAATTGTGAATATGCAGCGAGGATCTCCATCAACTGGGCAGCCCACCATGGCCAGTCAAAGTGATATGATGCAAGCTCGATGGGGGTCCCATGGAGACTATGAAATAATAGCGTTATCTCCTTCATCAGTGCAGGAATGTTTCGATTTCACTGTCGAAGCATTTAATCTTGCTGAAAAATATCGAGTTCCAGTGATGGTTATGAGTGACGAGATCGTAGGCCATATGAGCGAAAAGATCAGTATCCCAGAGAAAGTTAACATAACTGCCCGGAAAATGCCCACCCAAGAACCTGGAAACTTTTTACCTTATCAAGCAGATTCTGATGGAACTAGTCCAATGCCTGCATTTGGTGATGGGTACAAAATACATATAACTGGACTTACCCATGATGAAAGAGGGTATCCTGAAGCATCAAATCCTCAAACGCATTCTAAACTTGTAAAACGATTATGTAACAAGATTTTGAACCATAAAAATGACATCTCTCGGATAAAAACAGAGTCTGTTGAGGATGCGGAATTAATTGTAATATCATACGGTGCACCGTCAAGATCAGCCCTTAAAGCAGTCAGAACTGCAAGAAATCAAGGAGTTAATGTGGGATTTATAAAAATAGATGTTATATGGCCTTTTCCTGATGAGATGATACGTGAGGCAGTTGGAAAAGCTCGAAAGGTCATTGTTGTGGAGATGAACTTGGGTCAAATATATTATGAGGTTCAAAGAATTCTACCAGGAGTTAAAGTGGATTTAGCTGCCAAAATAGGTGGGGAAATGCACCTTCCCCAAGAAATTCTAGACAAAATTGAATCAACTAAGGATTAA
- a CDS encoding ferredoxin family protein, which yields MITINENLCKGCDICTEFCPRKVYQKSDLLNKKGVHVPVPENEDKCTKCQLCVMMCPDQAIKVDEKVDEKDED from the coding sequence ATGATAACGATTAACGAGAATCTCTGCAAGGGCTGCGATATCTGCACTGAGTTCTGCCCCAGAAAGGTTTACCAAAAATCTGATCTTCTGAACAAAAAGGGTGTGCATGTGCCTGTGCCTGAAAATGAGGATAAATGCACTAAATGCCAGTTATGTGTTATGATGTGTCCTGATCAAGCAATAAAAGTAGATGAAAAAGTGGATGAGAAGGATGAAGACTGA
- a CDS encoding dihydroneopterin aldolase, with protein MSDEKYFQNITSRERAIFEGAITMGALFHQFVGTPVSLESAHSLENAIKISLELQPCIVRVDIEINRDFLKKTENRYQYLSLTGEMLDARVVSEYDGIKIAVRMKYIEDLEYPLMYVEEID; from the coding sequence ATGAGTGATGAAAAATACTTCCAAAACATCACCTCACGAGAAAGAGCCATATTTGAAGGGGCAATCACAATGGGGGCCCTTTTTCACCAGTTTGTGGGGACACCAGTTAGTCTTGAAAGCGCACATTCTCTAGAAAACGCAATTAAGATATCCTTAGAATTACAACCTTGCATTGTGCGGGTTGACATAGAAATTAATCGTGATTTTTTGAAAAAAACAGAAAACAGATATCAGTATCTTTCACTTACCGGGGAAATGTTAGATGCACGCGTTGTTTCAGAATATGATGGAATAAAAATTGCAGTTCGAATGAAATATATTGAAGATTTAGAATATCCTCTAATGTATGTGGAAGAAATCGATTGA
- a CDS encoding class E sortase: MRISTFLIIAGMMIISFYALVEVNYYSSTQTINQKPEDIPYILIPKIGVDEAINNKSVDYGIYHEPQSAKPASGTVVLFGHRTLHGSPFLKLDQLKQGDNVTLEWPGIGYVEYKIINSTIVPADYRLSIEQGNVLFLITCYPLGSTKERLIIKAEQGKTYPIKTIRKTNSQKHYALIIIIAFMAVGTILSFFYPIQEERAIVFLATLALTFFLVLGYFFPTPPDTLESNISRISDLIGLGF; the protein is encoded by the coding sequence ATGAGAATATCCACTTTTTTAATAATAGCCGGGATGATGATCATCTCTTTTTATGCATTGGTAGAAGTTAATTATTATTCTTCCACTCAAACCATTAATCAGAAGCCTGAAGATATTCCTTATATCCTCATTCCTAAAATTGGTGTTGATGAAGCAATTAACAACAAATCCGTAGATTATGGGATTTATCATGAACCACAATCTGCTAAACCTGCTAGTGGAACAGTCGTTCTTTTTGGCCATCGTACTTTGCATGGTTCTCCTTTCCTTAAGCTTGATCAGCTAAAACAAGGAGATAATGTTACTTTGGAATGGCCTGGTATAGGCTATGTTGAATATAAAATAATAAACAGTACAATAGTTCCAGCAGATTACAGGCTGTCAATTGAACAAGGCAATGTCCTCTTTCTTATTACATGTTATCCATTGGGTTCAACCAAGGAAAGGCTGATAATCAAGGCAGAACAAGGGAAAACATATCCAATTAAAACTATACGAAAAACAAATTCTCAGAAACATTATGCTCTAATTATTATCATCGCTTTCATGGCAGTGGGTACTATTTTAAGTTTTTTCTACCCTATACAAGAAGAAAGAGCTATAGTATTTTTGGCAACACTAGCTTTAACATTCTTCTTGGTGCTTGGCTATTTCTTCCCCACACCTCCTGATACATTGGAATCAAACATTTCGCGTATAAGTGACCTAATTGGGTTAGGTTTTTAA
- a CDS encoding DUF515 domain-containing protein, with protein sequence MLDKILGKKDKDKKDAPDLRKDGKKSDSDIGGRLKGMVSKATEKSKGKISRKDEGQQPSVEKAPRPMPKPRPKPKDKPTLKPPLKKQPQKKKGSLSSITSGAGFGKRAPDDDQRTLVGAAVFGIIFIVLVGAAYYFMIFAPYQESMADAKQTKITEVDTYFKGPLALHPQKTSLLAEIDGGTTPEMVLAVDVLGPATQAWRDYQKQQVQSRKDPYGRVMITYEAGGQKNMIMKTSEAQKVVNEADAAVLSNLVIETPDTVAVPIIISRLQAAGGLVNVGDAVDVYLTTTNATAPAETTNTSNETNATQPTSQIGESAKTPNISGCTVLAILRAKESGDMDADLKQSQSIAINTLTMTNTRQQIATTEEGKGLQELLKAAASRTWNENQVNRLLNAYGWRLSDFERASNLGELDVKYMVVLEVPRENALFLIQNSENIQLTVPTQDAPEWMVKELKRIYGAG encoded by the coding sequence ATGTTAGATAAGATCTTAGGAAAAAAGGATAAAGATAAAAAAGATGCTCCTGATCTGCGAAAAGATGGAAAAAAGTCTGATTCGGATATTGGGGGTCGTCTTAAAGGTATGGTGTCCAAAGCAACGGAAAAATCCAAAGGAAAGATTAGTCGGAAAGATGAGGGTCAACAACCATCTGTTGAAAAAGCCCCCAGACCCATGCCAAAACCGCGTCCAAAGCCAAAGGACAAGCCTACACTGAAACCCCCACTTAAAAAGCAACCTCAAAAGAAAAAAGGATCATTGAGTAGTATAACTAGTGGGGCTGGGTTTGGTAAGAGAGCTCCAGATGATGATCAGAGGACCCTGGTTGGTGCAGCTGTTTTTGGTATTATATTTATTGTGCTAGTTGGTGCTGCTTATTACTTTATGATTTTTGCACCATATCAGGAATCTATGGCGGATGCAAAGCAAACGAAAATTACAGAGGTTGATACTTACTTTAAGGGACCTCTTGCGTTACATCCTCAAAAAACTTCGCTTTTAGCAGAGATCGACGGTGGAACCACTCCAGAAATGGTGTTAGCAGTTGATGTTTTAGGTCCAGCTACACAGGCATGGAGAGATTATCAAAAACAGCAAGTTCAATCTAGGAAGGATCCCTACGGCCGAGTTATGATTACTTATGAGGCTGGTGGACAGAAAAACATGATTATGAAAACTTCAGAGGCTCAAAAGGTAGTCAATGAAGCTGATGCTGCGGTGTTATCCAACTTAGTGATTGAAACCCCGGACACTGTTGCAGTACCTATAATAATATCTAGATTACAAGCAGCTGGAGGTCTGGTTAATGTAGGGGACGCAGTGGATGTTTACCTAACCACAACCAATGCTACTGCCCCTGCTGAAACTACCAATACATCTAATGAAACTAACGCAACGCAACCAACCTCTCAGATAGGTGAGTCTGCTAAGACTCCTAATATTAGTGGATGTACTGTTTTAGCAATTTTAAGAGCAAAAGAAAGTGGAGATATGGATGCTGACTTGAAACAATCACAATCCATTGCCATAAACACATTAACCATGACTAACACCCGTCAACAAATAGCAACTACCGAAGAAGGTAAAGGATTACAAGAATTACTTAAAGCCGCTGCTTCACGAACATGGAATGAAAATCAAGTTAACCGTTTACTAAATGCTTATGGTTGGAGATTATCTGACTTTGAAAGGGCTTCCAATCTAGGTGAACTAGATGTAAAATACATGGTGGTTTTAGAAGTTCCACGTGAAAATGCATTGTTCCTGATTCAGAACAGTGAAAATATTCAACTAACAGTTCCAACCCAAGATGCTCCAGAATGGATGGTAAAAGAATTAAAACGCATATATGGAGCAGGATAA
- the pssA gene encoding CDP-diacylglycerol--serine O-phosphatidyltransferase produces MKITYYVASADFVSLANASSGFLAVVMLSTGNLILAAKFMLLAVIFDSVDGWVARRTNRVDEHGFGKNMDSLSDVISFGVAPGMLLFCACQSFSIQYINILVSLLIVICGILRLSRFNVLADSSDVPGGDKFVGLPIPTTALILGSFYLSGMFRMDLGLIIMTVVAVFMISTFEYPKFRGMMLMVVGGILIIGTLLPQNISSSIAFIPAKLLFIFTILYVIIVPLMKLYGRLLEKWSTC; encoded by the coding sequence ATGAAGATAACTTATTATGTGGCGAGTGCTGACTTTGTTTCATTGGCTAACGCCTCCTCAGGGTTCTTAGCAGTGGTAATGCTGTCCACTGGAAACTTAATACTGGCAGCCAAGTTCATGCTCTTGGCGGTGATCTTTGACTCTGTGGATGGATGGGTGGCCCGTCGAACTAATCGGGTTGATGAACATGGTTTCGGCAAGAACATGGACTCACTTTCTGATGTGATCTCATTTGGTGTTGCTCCCGGAATGCTTTTGTTTTGCGCGTGCCAATCGTTTTCGATCCAATACATTAATATACTAGTATCACTCCTAATAGTTATATGTGGAATTTTACGACTCTCCAGGTTTAATGTACTGGCAGATTCAAGTGACGTTCCAGGTGGAGATAAATTCGTGGGATTACCTATACCTACCACTGCACTTATCCTAGGATCATTCTACCTCTCGGGTATGTTCCGAATGGACCTTGGATTAATCATCATGACGGTGGTAGCGGTGTTCATGATAAGCACATTTGAGTATCCTAAGTTTAGGGGTATGATGTTAATGGTTGTCGGCGGTATATTGATCATTGGAACACTTTTACCCCAGAACATTTCATCCTCAATTGCATTTATTCCCGCAAAGCTTTTATTCATCTTCACGATACTATATGTAATAATTGTGCCTCTTATGAAATTATACGGCAGGCTTCTTGAGAAGTGGTCCACATGTTAG
- a CDS encoding phosphatidylserine decarboxylase family protein produces MFVRGTFKKVGILLTIAVLPFIFGYVIISFIMFSAIAFLMQFFRDPNRKIPLDSDLIVAPADGRILKGKIDCVKIIDHNEPLMEYVLSPGKRGILVSTFMSPFDVHVNRAPISGTITKTKHYPGKFKIAMGSVHTENEKNLIVIDSEFGKVGVIQIAGFVARRIVQYVEVGDKVQMGDRLGMIRFGSRVDLIIPLENTELMVSEGEKPTAGETVIASMRKKH; encoded by the coding sequence ATGTTTGTCAGGGGAACTTTTAAAAAAGTAGGCATATTATTAACAATAGCAGTTTTGCCTTTTATTTTTGGTTATGTAATTATAAGTTTTATAATGTTTTCAGCAATAGCTTTTTTAATGCAATTTTTCAGGGATCCTAATCGGAAAATTCCTTTAGACAGCGATTTAATTGTGGCTCCTGCTGATGGGCGAATTTTAAAGGGGAAAATCGATTGTGTGAAAATAATTGATCATAATGAACCCTTGATGGAATATGTACTAAGTCCTGGAAAACGAGGTATTTTGGTAAGTACTTTTATGTCACCCTTTGATGTTCATGTCAACAGGGCTCCCATCTCTGGTACTATTACCAAGACTAAACATTACCCTGGAAAATTTAAAATTGCCATGGGAAGTGTACACACTGAAAATGAAAAGAATTTAATAGTTATAGATTCCGAATTTGGTAAAGTGGGTGTTATACAGATAGCTGGCTTCGTGGCTAGGCGTATTGTTCAGTATGTGGAAGTTGGTGACAAAGTACAGATGGGGGACCGTCTTGGAATGATAAGATTTGGCTCCAGAGTTGATCTAATAATCCCACTTGAAAATACAGAATTGATGGTCAGTGAAGGTGAAAAACCAACGGCTGGAGAGACAGTAATTGCCTCAATGCGAAAAAAACATTAA